Proteins co-encoded in one Metabacillus sp. KUDC1714 genomic window:
- the glgB gene encoding 1,4-alpha-glucan branching enzyme produces the protein MFSIEIIRERVTYVTLICPTDYDIHLFHEGQSFESYGFLGAHIQEQDGLIGTNFCVWAPKAKGVNVVGDFNGWFGQNHQMEKINEEGIWNIFIPHLVAGEIYKYEIITASGETLLKADPYAFFSEVRPNTASIVHDLSGYVWNDQKWKRKKRQRPPYDRPMSIYEVHLGTWKVKDDEELYSYKELAEELIPYVLDHGFTHIELLPIIEHPYDRSWGYQGTGYFSATSRFGKPQDLMEFIDTCHQENIGVIIDWVPGHFCKDEHGLYMFDGQPTYEYKNYNDRENLDWGTANFDLGKPEVQSFLISNAIFWIEHFHVDGFRVDAVANMLYWPNSNELVENPFAASFLRKLNEAVFAKDPDILMIAEDSTDWPMVTAPTSSGGLGFNYKWNMGWMNDILTYMEASPEHRNELHHKVTFSLLYAFSENFILPFSHDEVVHGKKSLLNKMPGDYWQKFAQLRLLYGYMIAHPGKKLLFMGGEFGQFDEWKDLEQLDWFLEDYEMHNKMRVFFKELQQVYQKQKPLYELDHAEEGFEWIDVNNRDQSIFSFIRKSQKENDLLVVICNFKPIVYHDYKVGVPIDTEYVEILNSDAGEYGGSDQLNKKNLKALEGEYHGRPYHLSMTIPPYGVVILRTVKKRGENKNGKKKVRRNVISRG, from the coding sequence ATGTTTAGCATAGAGATAATAAGAGAAAGGGTGACCTATGTGACTCTCATTTGTCCAACAGACTATGATATTCATTTATTTCATGAAGGACAGTCATTTGAAAGCTATGGGTTTTTAGGAGCTCATATACAGGAGCAAGATGGATTAATTGGTACAAATTTCTGTGTATGGGCACCAAAAGCAAAAGGAGTTAATGTTGTTGGTGATTTTAATGGTTGGTTTGGTCAAAATCATCAAATGGAGAAGATCAATGAGGAGGGGATTTGGAACATATTTATTCCTCATTTAGTAGCTGGAGAGATATACAAGTATGAAATCATTACAGCTTCTGGAGAGACTTTATTGAAAGCAGATCCATATGCCTTCTTTTCAGAGGTAAGGCCGAACACTGCATCCATTGTTCATGATTTATCAGGGTATGTGTGGAACGATCAAAAGTGGAAGAGAAAAAAGCGACAGAGACCACCATATGATCGACCAATGTCTATTTATGAAGTGCATTTAGGAACTTGGAAAGTAAAAGATGATGAAGAGTTGTATAGCTACAAGGAATTAGCAGAAGAACTAATACCTTATGTATTAGATCATGGTTTTACCCATATTGAATTACTTCCTATTATTGAACATCCATATGACCGTTCTTGGGGATATCAAGGAACGGGTTATTTTTCTGCTACAAGTCGTTTTGGTAAACCACAAGATCTAATGGAATTTATTGATACATGCCATCAAGAAAATATCGGTGTCATTATTGATTGGGTTCCAGGTCATTTTTGTAAGGATGAACATGGGCTATATATGTTTGATGGTCAACCAACTTACGAATACAAAAATTATAATGATCGTGAAAATTTGGATTGGGGAACAGCGAACTTCGATTTAGGTAAACCTGAGGTTCAAAGCTTTTTGATTTCAAATGCGATCTTTTGGATTGAGCATTTCCATGTAGATGGTTTCCGTGTTGATGCGGTTGCAAATATGCTTTACTGGCCAAATTCTAATGAGCTAGTAGAGAACCCATTTGCAGCAAGCTTTTTAAGAAAACTGAATGAAGCTGTCTTTGCAAAAGATCCAGATATCTTAATGATTGCTGAAGATTCAACTGATTGGCCAATGGTAACTGCTCCTACCTCGTCAGGTGGTCTAGGCTTTAACTACAAATGGAATATGGGTTGGATGAATGACATTCTTACCTATATGGAGGCTTCTCCAGAACATAGGAATGAACTCCACCATAAAGTAACATTCTCCCTATTATATGCTTTTTCAGAAAACTTCATTTTACCGTTTTCTCATGATGAGGTTGTGCATGGGAAAAAATCACTGTTAAATAAAATGCCAGGTGATTATTGGCAGAAGTTTGCTCAATTAAGGCTGCTTTATGGATATATGATTGCACACCCTGGAAAGAAACTACTTTTTATGGGTGGTGAGTTTGGCCAGTTTGATGAATGGAAGGATTTAGAACAGCTTGATTGGTTTTTAGAAGATTATGAGATGCATAATAAAATGCGTGTCTTTTTTAAAGAATTGCAACAAGTCTATCAAAAGCAAAAGCCATTGTATGAATTAGATCATGCAGAAGAAGGTTTTGAATGGATAGATGTTAACAACAGGGATCAAAGTATTTTCTCTTTTATACGTAAAAGTCAAAAAGAAAATGATCTTTTAGTAGTAATTTGTAATTTTAAACCAATTGTTTATCACGACTACAAAGTTGGGGTTCCAATCGATACAGAATATGTAGAGATTTTAAATAGTGATGCAGGTGAATATGGTGGATCAGATCAACTGAATAAAAAGAATTTGAAGGCATTAGAGGGTGAATATCATGGCAGACCATATCACCTTTCGATGACGATCCCACCATATGGAGTTGTTATTTTACGAACAGTTAAAAAAAGAGGGGAGAATAAAAATGGGAAGAAAAAAGTGCGTCGCAATGTTATTAGCAGGGGGTAA